A stretch of Noviherbaspirillum cavernae DNA encodes these proteins:
- a CDS encoding chemotaxis protein CheW translates to MAHTLEFLAFRLGEEEYGIDIHKVQELRGYDAVTRIANAPDFIKGVVNLRGIIVPIVDMRIKFQLGTPTYDQFTVVIVLNVAGRVIGMVVDSVSDVMTLAAEQIKPAPEMGSVVQTEYLTGIGTVDERMLILVDIDKLMTGSEIGLIDTLSA, encoded by the coding sequence ATGGCCCATACACTTGAATTTCTCGCATTCCGGCTCGGCGAAGAGGAATACGGGATCGACATTCACAAAGTGCAGGAACTGCGCGGCTACGACGCGGTTACGCGCATTGCCAATGCGCCGGATTTCATCAAGGGCGTGGTCAACCTGCGCGGAATCATCGTGCCGATTGTCGACATGCGGATCAAGTTCCAGCTCGGCACGCCGACCTACGACCAGTTCACCGTCGTCATCGTTCTCAACGTCGCCGGCCGTGTCATCGGCATGGTGGTCGACAGCGTCTCGGACGTCATGACCCTGGCCGCCGAACAGATCAAGCCGGCCCCGGAGATGGGCAGCGTGGTGCAAACCGAGTACCTGACCGGCATCGGCACGGTGGACGAGCGCATGCTGATCCTGGTCGACATCGACAAGCTCATGACCGGCAGCGAGATCGGATTGATCGACACACTGAGCGCCTGA
- the flgL gene encoding flagellar hook-associated protein FlgL: protein MRIASSQYESTMTRSLQMNDAKLAHLTQQMASGARVQLPSDDPISAVRISRLRREEAAVTQYRDNIGALKIRLQKNETYMSGMINDMHQARDLLVWALDGGNSSDDLNAMAGSLQSLRDSLFYSANSKDQEGRYVFSGTLISQPALTYDGTAALGARYSFTGNTAQQQVAVGNGITQPANVDLSGMEALLNLMDSTIATLRTAGVSPNDPVAHQIMADGLDGIDVAMGAISTKIADLGGTQNILSTLDTNHANVSLSNKMALTDIAQLDYASAAVELNGYTMALQATQKAYAKVSGLSLFNVL from the coding sequence ATGCGTATCGCCAGCTCCCAATACGAATCGACGATGACCAGATCGCTGCAGATGAACGACGCCAAACTGGCGCATCTGACGCAGCAGATGGCTTCCGGCGCGCGCGTGCAATTGCCGTCGGACGACCCGATTTCCGCCGTGCGGATATCGCGCCTGCGGCGGGAAGAGGCTGCCGTCACCCAGTACCGGGACAACATCGGCGCTCTCAAGATCCGTCTGCAGAAAAACGAAACCTACATGAGCGGCATGATCAATGACATGCATCAGGCGCGCGACCTGCTCGTCTGGGCGCTCGACGGCGGCAACAGCTCGGACGACCTGAATGCGATGGCCGGCTCGCTGCAGTCATTGCGCGACAGCCTGTTCTACTCGGCCAACAGCAAGGACCAGGAAGGGCGCTACGTCTTTTCGGGAACGCTGATCAGCCAGCCGGCCCTGACCTACGACGGTACCGCTGCGCTTGGCGCGCGCTACAGCTTCACCGGCAACACCGCGCAGCAGCAGGTCGCGGTCGGCAACGGCATCACGCAACCCGCCAACGTCGATTTGAGCGGCATGGAAGCCTTGCTGAACCTGATGGACAGCACGATCGCGACACTGCGGACTGCCGGTGTCAGCCCGAACGACCCGGTGGCGCATCAGATCATGGCCGACGGCCTGGACGGTATCGACGTCGCCATGGGGGCGATCAGCACAAAGATTGCCGATCTCGGCGGCACGCAGAACATCCTGTCCACGCTCGACACCAACCATGCCAATGTCAGCCTGTCGAACAAGATGGCGCTCACCGATATTGCCCAGCTCGACTATGCTTCTGCCGCGGTGGAACTCAACGGCTACACCATGGCGCTGCAAGCCACGCAGAAGGCGTATGCCAAGGTGAGCGGCCTGTCGCTCTTCAACGTACTGTAA
- a CDS encoding rod-binding protein, producing the protein MNAIELQTRLQTDAASAEAHGVPVAPAADIAYRNKAAAAAEKFEGFFIGQMLRQMRASTREIAGEDSVFKNSVNTDMLDMADTMLADKMAGQRAFGIADAILRQLLPAAPAAPAAPSTPAAAVAGQVLHAKK; encoded by the coding sequence ATGAATGCAATCGAATTACAGACCAGACTCCAGACAGATGCCGCCAGCGCCGAAGCGCATGGTGTACCCGTAGCACCGGCCGCCGATATCGCATACCGGAACAAGGCCGCTGCCGCAGCCGAAAAGTTCGAAGGCTTCTTCATCGGCCAGATGCTGCGCCAGATGCGCGCAAGTACCCGCGAGATAGCGGGGGAAGACAGCGTGTTCAAGAATTCGGTCAACACCGACATGCTCGACATGGCCGACACCATGCTGGCGGACAAAATGGCGGGGCAGCGCGCCTTCGGCATCGCTGACGCCATCCTGCGCCAGTTATTGCCTGCAGCACCTGCAGCACCGGCAGCACCGTCAACGCCGGCAGCGGCGGTTGCGGGTCAGGTCCTTCATGCGAAGAAATAG
- a CDS encoding LysE family translocator, whose amino-acid sequence MLTPEQFFGFLAAAMLITASPGPDNLMVLGVGMSRGRAQGIAFGLGCALGCLSHTALAALGVSALIAASPTAFSVLKMCGGLYLVWLGMQALRSRGGARAASVTAPDESLRKLFAKGLFANAINPKVVLFFLSFLPQFVIAERGGASWQTVQLGVIFTLQAALLFGLLGYFSGAVGHWLHRRPRAGLWLDRAAGTIFVALGVRLIFAR is encoded by the coding sequence ATGCTCACTCCTGAACAATTTTTCGGCTTTCTCGCTGCGGCAATGCTGATCACGGCATCGCCCGGCCCGGACAACCTGATGGTGCTGGGCGTCGGCATGTCGCGCGGACGCGCGCAGGGGATCGCATTCGGCCTCGGCTGCGCGCTGGGTTGCCTGAGCCACACCGCGCTCGCGGCGCTCGGCGTCAGCGCACTGATCGCGGCCTCGCCGACGGCATTTTCCGTGCTGAAGATGTGCGGCGGACTGTATCTCGTCTGGCTCGGCATGCAGGCCTTGCGCAGCCGCGGCGGCGCACGGGCGGCAAGCGTCACGGCCCCCGACGAATCGCTGCGCAAGCTGTTCGCCAAGGGCCTGTTCGCCAACGCCATCAATCCGAAGGTGGTGCTGTTCTTCCTCTCCTTCCTGCCGCAATTCGTCATTGCCGAGCGCGGCGGCGCGAGCTGGCAGACGGTGCAGCTGGGTGTGATCTTCACGCTGCAGGCGGCGCTGCTGTTCGGCTTGCTCGGCTATTTTTCTGGCGCGGTGGGGCACTGGCTGCATCGCCGGCCGCGTGCCGGCCTGTGGCTGGACCGTGCCGCCGGCACGATTTTCGTGGCGCTGGGCGTGCGATTGATCTTCGCGCGCTGA
- a CDS encoding hotdog fold thioesterase, with product MPIWNHESTLEDLQKLNANTAADRLGIEFTGIGDDWLSARMPVDARTVQPFGILHGGASVLLAETVGSTAANLCVDGSKSYCVGLDINANHMRPASGGWVTGTARPFHIGHSTQVWEIRIADDAGHLVCVSRLTMAVVRRRQ from the coding sequence ATGCCGATCTGGAATCACGAATCAACACTGGAAGACCTGCAGAAATTGAATGCGAACACCGCAGCCGACAGGCTCGGTATCGAGTTCACCGGAATCGGCGACGACTGGCTGTCGGCGCGTATGCCAGTCGATGCGCGCACGGTGCAGCCGTTCGGCATCCTGCATGGCGGCGCGTCGGTGCTGCTGGCCGAGACGGTGGGCAGCACCGCCGCAAATCTGTGCGTCGATGGAAGCAAGTCGTATTGCGTCGGTCTCGATATCAACGCGAATCACATGCGGCCTGCAAGCGGCGGATGGGTGACCGGCACCGCGCGTCCGTTTCATATCGGGCACTCGACCCAGGTATGGGAAATACGCATCGCGGATGACGCCGGGCATCTGGTGTGCGTGTCGCGGCTGACGATGGCGGTGGTCAGGCGCCGGCAGTGA
- the flgK gene encoding flagellar hook-associated protein FlgK → MSIINNALSGSLAAQLALDATSQNIANVKTVGYTRQGALLAALGPRGNLHSAGSGVEVSSLMRFSDSYKIHQMWRAASDLGQRSVTQPYLTQLEQVMGDDESSISSGLDTFFSALNAASLEPSSTPLRQQIITAANTMAQRFNTLNDVMRNQRTAIRQQMDAVVPQINLLTKDIAALNEKIASMQATGGNASALIDARDQRIDTLSGLVGVEVVDQADGSRNVSLRSGQPLVIGRTVSTLSLQSNPDGSKTLNVAFANETFTVAGGNLGGQLGGLDDFQRNTLVPLQQSIADIAKEVSATVNAQLAAGFAADGSAGVPLFVFDASSATGMLKVSGSVQAKDLAFSADGTAGDSGNLQKLIGLKDQSIAVSSIGTVLLGDANTQLLGKLGMDSKQNQSLLATAETVRSQAKENWAATSGVNADEEAINLMEFQKMYQANMKVIAVANELFDSTLAMMA, encoded by the coding sequence ATGAGCATCATTAACAACGCACTTTCAGGAAGCCTGGCTGCCCAGCTGGCATTGGACGCGACCAGCCAGAATATCGCCAACGTCAAAACCGTGGGTTACACCCGGCAGGGCGCACTGCTCGCCGCGCTGGGGCCGAGAGGCAACCTGCATTCGGCAGGCAGTGGCGTCGAAGTGAGCTCCTTGATGCGCTTTTCCGACAGCTACAAGATCCATCAGATGTGGCGCGCGGCATCCGACCTCGGTCAGCGTTCCGTCACGCAGCCCTATCTGACGCAGCTGGAGCAGGTGATGGGCGACGATGAATCGAGCATCAGCAGCGGACTCGACACGTTCTTCAGCGCGCTCAACGCCGCCAGCCTGGAACCGAGTTCCACGCCGTTGCGGCAGCAGATCATCACCGCCGCGAATACGATGGCGCAGCGTTTCAACACGCTCAATGACGTGATGCGCAATCAGCGCACCGCGATTCGGCAGCAGATGGATGCCGTCGTCCCGCAGATTAATCTGCTGACGAAAGACATTGCTGCGTTGAACGAGAAGATCGCGTCCATGCAAGCCACCGGCGGCAACGCGTCCGCCCTGATCGACGCGCGCGACCAGCGGATCGATACGCTGTCCGGCCTGGTGGGTGTGGAGGTGGTCGATCAGGCCGACGGCTCGCGCAATGTGTCGCTGCGCAGCGGCCAGCCTTTGGTGATCGGCAGGACTGTTTCGACGCTGTCATTGCAGAGCAATCCCGATGGTTCGAAGACGCTGAACGTGGCCTTCGCCAACGAAACATTCACGGTGGCGGGCGGCAATCTGGGCGGACAACTGGGCGGGCTCGACGACTTCCAGCGCAACACGCTGGTGCCGCTGCAACAATCCATCGCCGATATCGCCAAGGAAGTATCGGCCACGGTCAATGCGCAGCTGGCGGCGGGCTTTGCCGCCGATGGCAGCGCCGGCGTGCCCTTGTTCGTCTTCGACGCCTCCAGCGCAACCGGCATGCTCAAGGTGAGCGGCAGCGTGCAGGCGAAGGATCTTGCCTTCTCCGCCGACGGCACCGCCGGCGACAGCGGTAACCTGCAGAAGCTGATCGGCCTCAAGGACCAGTCGATTGCCGTGTCATCCATCGGCACCGTCCTGCTGGGCGACGCGAACACGCAACTGCTCGGCAAACTGGGCATGGACAGCAAGCAGAACCAGTCGCTGCTGGCAACCGCCGAAACCGTCCGCAGTCAGGCCAAAGAAAACTGGGCCGCGACCAGCGGCGTCAATGCCGACGAGGAAGCGATCAACCTGATGGAGTTCCAGAAGATGTATCAGGCCAACATGAAAGTCATCGCCGTTGCGAACGAGCTGTTCGACAGCACGCTCGCGATGATGGCCTAA
- the ftsH gene encoding ATP-dependent zinc metalloprotease FtsH gives MFFVAFITISQFFGARAASNAAPIAYSDFLTEVKAKNIKEVTISEEKILAVTNNGAVLKTTATMLDRGLISDLIANGVKFDVKNPEPPSFLSQVLVSWFPMLLLIGVWVFFMRRSQGKGKGGLLSIGKSKARMLDEKTNTVTFADVAGCDEAKEEVGEIVEFLRDPTKFQKLGGHIPRGVLMVGPPGTGKTLLARAIAGEAKVPFFTISGSDFVEMFVGVGASRVRDMFETAKKHSPCIIFIDEIDAVGRQRGSGMGGGNDEREQTLNQMLVEMDGFEPNSGVIVIAATNRADVLDKALLRPGRFDRQVMVGLPDIRGREQILNVHMRKVPASRDVQSNVLARGTPGFSGAELANLVNEAALFAARRNKRYVDMQDFEDAKDKIIMGPERKSAVMREEERRNTAYHESGHAVVAKLLPKADPVHKVTIMPRGYALGLTWQLPEHDRVNMYKDKMLEDIAILFGGRIAEEIFMGQMSTGASNDFERATKLARAMVTRYGMSETLGTMVYVDDEQNSFGAKSVSEETQQKVDDEIRSILDAQYALARRLLEENRDKVEAMTKALLDWETVDADQVNDIMAGVEPRQPKYGAPEKKSPPSGPMSPNVTAPA, from the coding sequence ATCTTCTTCGTTGCCTTTATCACCATCAGCCAGTTCTTCGGCGCCCGTGCGGCATCCAATGCCGCGCCGATTGCGTATTCGGACTTTCTGACCGAGGTCAAGGCGAAGAACATCAAGGAAGTGACGATCTCGGAAGAGAAGATCCTCGCCGTCACCAACAACGGCGCGGTGCTGAAGACCACCGCGACCATGCTCGATCGCGGCCTGATCAGCGACCTGATTGCCAATGGCGTCAAGTTCGACGTCAAGAACCCCGAACCGCCATCCTTCCTGTCTCAGGTGCTGGTGTCATGGTTCCCCATGCTGCTGCTGATCGGCGTGTGGGTCTTCTTCATGCGCCGTTCGCAAGGCAAGGGCAAGGGCGGTCTGCTCTCGATCGGCAAGTCCAAGGCGCGCATGCTGGATGAAAAGACCAACACGGTCACCTTCGCCGACGTCGCTGGTTGCGACGAGGCCAAGGAGGAAGTCGGCGAGATCGTCGAGTTCCTGCGCGATCCGACCAAGTTCCAGAAACTCGGCGGCCATATTCCGCGCGGCGTGCTGATGGTGGGCCCGCCGGGAACGGGTAAAACCCTGCTAGCGCGCGCGATCGCGGGCGAAGCAAAAGTGCCGTTCTTCACGATTTCCGGTTCGGACTTCGTCGAGATGTTTGTCGGCGTGGGCGCGTCCCGCGTGCGCGACATGTTCGAGACGGCGAAGAAGCATTCGCCCTGCATCATCTTCATCGATGAAATCGATGCGGTCGGCCGTCAGCGCGGCTCCGGCATGGGCGGCGGCAACGACGAGCGCGAACAGACGCTGAACCAGATGCTGGTCGAGATGGACGGCTTCGAGCCGAATTCCGGCGTGATCGTGATCGCCGCGACCAACCGTGCCGATGTACTCGACAAGGCGCTGCTGCGTCCGGGTCGCTTCGACCGCCAGGTGATGGTCGGTCTGCCGGACATTCGCGGCCGTGAACAGATCCTGAACGTGCACATGCGCAAGGTCCCCGCCTCCAGGGATGTGCAGTCGAACGTCCTCGCACGCGGCACGCCGGGCTTCTCCGGCGCGGAACTGGCGAACCTGGTCAACGAGGCGGCGCTGTTCGCCGCGCGCCGCAACAAGCGTTACGTCGACATGCAGGATTTCGAGGATGCCAAGGACAAGATCATCATGGGGCCGGAGCGCAAGTCCGCCGTGATGCGCGAAGAGGAACGTCGCAATACCGCGTACCACGAATCGGGCCATGCAGTCGTGGCGAAGTTGCTGCCGAAGGCCGACCCGGTGCACAAGGTCACCATCATGCCGCGCGGCTATGCACTCGGCTTGACCTGGCAGCTGCCAGAACATGATCGCGTAAACATGTACAAGGACAAGATGCTGGAAGATATCGCCATCCTGTTCGGCGGACGCATCGCGGAAGAGATCTTCATGGGTCAGATGTCGACCGGCGCATCGAATGACTTCGAGCGTGCGACCAAGCTGGCGCGCGCGATGGTGACGCGCTACGGCATGTCCGAGACGCTCGGCACCATGGTGTACGTCGACGACGAGCAGAACAGCTTCGGAGCGAAATCGGTTTCCGAGGAAACGCAGCAGAAGGTCGATGACGAGATCCGCAGCATCCTCGACGCCCAGTACGCTCTCGCGCGTCGCCTGCTCGAGGAAAACCGCGACAAGGTGGAAGCAATGACGAAGGCCCTGCTCGATTGGGAAACCGTCGATGCGGACCAGGTCAACGACATCATGGCCGGCGTCGAGCCGCGCCAGCCGAAGTACGGCGCACCGGAGAAAAAGTCGCCGCCATCAGGCCCGATGTCGCCGAACGTAACCGCTCCCGCCTGA
- a CDS encoding glutathione S-transferase family protein, whose product MAITLYAWNTPNGRKISVALEEMELSYTVVPVNITQGQQHEPDFLRISPNNRIPAIVDAEGPDGKPISVFESGAILLYLAEKSGRFLPADLRSRVPVLEWLMWQMGGFGPMPGQVHHFRSLESEGDRRYGLKRYSDETRRLYGVLDRRLAQVEFVAGELSVADFAILGWAWRHERHEVNLQDYPHVERWYRALLARPGVQRGLEVKLD is encoded by the coding sequence GTGGCAATCACGCTTTACGCATGGAATACACCGAACGGACGCAAGATCAGCGTCGCGCTGGAAGAGATGGAGCTTTCCTACACCGTTGTGCCCGTGAACATCACGCAGGGACAGCAGCACGAGCCCGACTTCCTGCGCATCAGCCCGAACAACCGGATTCCGGCGATCGTCGATGCGGAGGGACCGGACGGCAAGCCGATCAGCGTGTTCGAATCGGGCGCGATCCTGCTCTATCTCGCTGAAAAGAGCGGCCGCTTCCTGCCGGCCGATTTGCGCAGCCGCGTGCCGGTGCTGGAATGGCTGATGTGGCAGATGGGCGGCTTCGGCCCGATGCCGGGGCAGGTGCATCACTTCCGCAGCCTGGAAAGCGAGGGCGACCGCCGCTACGGGCTCAAGCGTTATTCGGATGAAACGCGCCGCCTGTATGGCGTGCTCGACCGCCGGCTGGCGCAGGTCGAGTTCGTCGCGGGTGAACTGTCGGTGGCCGATTTCGCCATCCTCGGCTGGGCGTGGCGGCACGAGCGGCACGAGGTGAATTTACAGGATTATCCCCACGTCGAGCGCTGGTATCGCGCGCTGCTGGCGCGTCCGGGCGTGCAGCGCGGGCTGGAAGTGAAGCTCGATTGA
- a CDS encoding methyl-accepting chemotaxis protein, producing MKITDMKIGLRLGLGFSSVLTIMLALSLIGANGIREMHENLEKVLEDNVRKITIAHELSDAAHVVSRVTRNIIILTDENTVKAQLGAIETARRRYDAAFDTLEKMPATEAGRAFQQKIKAARHKALAANQKVIDFARDNNNVEAMQILGSEAAPATQQWQDLLSDYMDRQEERNKKDAAAADDTYSQVLTLMLSLTAAALALGGVIAWLITRSITRPMNDAMQVAQVVAQGDLRQQITVKSKDESGQLMQALKDMNDSLVRIVSEVRNGTDTIATASNEIASGNLDLSSRTEQQASSLEETASSMEELTGTVKQNADNARQANQLAVSASEIAIRGGTVVSEVVQTMGSINDSSKKIVDIIGVIDGIAFQTNILALNAAVEAARAGEQGRGFAVVASEVRSLAQRSAAAAKEIKSLIDDSVDKVDAGSKLVDEAGATMDEIVASVRRVTNIIGEITAASQEQTAGIEQINQAISQMDEVTQQNAALVEQASAASAAMQDQAASLAQAVSVFKLNSMQVMPVKSAAMPVARPAARMHPAALPEKRSPARIAADNGTQPRRLVHVASSDEEWEQF from the coding sequence ATGAAAATCACGGACATGAAAATCGGCTTGCGTTTGGGACTTGGGTTCTCCTCAGTACTGACCATCATGCTTGCATTGAGCCTGATCGGGGCCAACGGCATACGCGAGATGCACGAGAATCTGGAAAAGGTGCTCGAGGACAATGTGCGCAAGATAACGATTGCGCACGAGTTGTCCGACGCGGCGCATGTCGTGTCGCGCGTCACGCGCAACATCATCATTTTGACCGACGAAAACACGGTCAAGGCCCAGCTCGGCGCTATCGAAACCGCGCGTCGCCGCTACGACGCTGCCTTTGACACGCTCGAAAAAATGCCTGCGACCGAAGCCGGCAGGGCGTTCCAGCAAAAGATCAAGGCGGCGCGGCATAAGGCATTGGCGGCGAATCAAAAGGTCATCGATTTCGCAAGGGACAACAACAATGTCGAAGCCATGCAGATCCTCGGGAGCGAAGCCGCTCCTGCCACCCAGCAGTGGCAGGACCTGCTGAGTGACTACATGGATCGCCAGGAGGAACGCAACAAGAAGGACGCGGCCGCTGCCGACGACACTTATTCGCAAGTACTGACACTGATGCTTTCCCTGACCGCGGCTGCGCTGGCATTGGGTGGCGTGATTGCCTGGCTGATCACGCGCTCCATCACCCGGCCCATGAACGATGCGATGCAGGTCGCCCAGGTTGTCGCACAAGGCGATCTGCGGCAACAGATCACGGTCAAGAGCAAGGATGAAAGCGGTCAATTGATGCAGGCCTTGAAGGACATGAACGACAGCCTGGTGCGCATCGTCAGCGAGGTGCGCAACGGCACCGACACCATCGCCACCGCGTCGAACGAGATTGCCAGCGGCAACCTCGACCTGTCATCGCGCACCGAGCAGCAGGCCAGCTCGCTGGAGGAAACCGCCTCGTCGATGGAAGAACTGACCGGCACGGTCAAGCAGAATGCCGACAATGCGCGGCAGGCGAACCAGCTGGCGGTGTCGGCTTCCGAGATCGCCATCAGGGGCGGCACGGTGGTATCCGAAGTCGTCCAGACAATGGGCTCGATCAACGACTCGTCGAAGAAGATCGTCGATATCATCGGCGTCATCGACGGCATCGCCTTCCAGACCAACATCCTCGCGCTGAACGCGGCGGTCGAAGCGGCGCGCGCCGGCGAGCAGGGCCGCGGCTTTGCAGTGGTGGCATCCGAAGTGCGCAGCCTCGCGCAGCGCTCGGCCGCCGCGGCCAAGGAGATCAAGTCGCTGATCGACGATTCGGTTGACAAGGTCGATGCCGGCAGCAAGCTGGTTGACGAGGCCGGCGCGACGATGGACGAGATCGTTGCAAGCGTCAGGCGCGTGACCAACATCATCGGCGAGATCACGGCGGCCAGCCAGGAGCAGACCGCCGGCATCGAGCAGATCAATCAGGCGATCAGCCAGATGGACGAAGTCACCCAACAGAATGCGGCGCTGGTGGAACAGGCGTCTGCCGCATCGGCAGCAATGCAGGATCAGGCCGCCAGCCTGGCGCAGGCGGTCAGTGTTTTCAAGTTGAACAGCATGCAAGTGATGCCGGTCAAGTCCGCAGCCATGCCCGTAGCCAGGCCTGCAGCCAGGATGCATCCTGCAGCGCTGCCCGAAAAGCGCTCACCGGCCCGGATCGCCGCCGATAACGGCACGCAACCCAGACGACTGGTGCATGTCGCCAGTTCTGATGAGGAGTGGGAGCAGTTCTGA
- the flgH gene encoding flagellar basal body L-ring protein FlgH has translation MRSLVMIAAALLLPGCAAIAPPQAQPGPSDDPPPAVQSAQRKGQSGGVFVSEAAWSLTSDSRAFRTGDVVTVVLQEVTQASKRAGTSFEKESSVAVTPTVIAGKTIKTDIGAGAQRDFAGNASSTQQNMLQGAITVIVQEVLPNGLLRVSGEKSLYLNQGEEFIRLRGYVRAADIDTDNRVSSQRIANARIAYSGQGVLADANAPGWLTRFFASPWMPF, from the coding sequence ATGCGCAGCCTTGTCATGATCGCGGCGGCGCTGCTGTTGCCGGGCTGCGCCGCCATTGCCCCGCCGCAGGCCCAGCCGGGGCCGAGCGACGATCCGCCGCCGGCGGTGCAGTCGGCGCAGCGCAAGGGCCAGTCCGGCGGCGTGTTCGTGTCGGAAGCGGCGTGGTCGCTGACCTCCGACAGCCGCGCGTTTCGCACCGGTGACGTGGTGACGGTGGTGTTGCAGGAAGTCACGCAGGCGAGCAAGCGGGCCGGCACCAGTTTTGAAAAGGAAAGCAGCGTCGCCGTCACGCCGACGGTCATCGCCGGCAAGACGATCAAGACGGACATCGGTGCGGGCGCACAGCGCGATTTTGCCGGCAACGCATCCAGCACCCAGCAAAACATGCTGCAAGGCGCGATCACCGTGATCGTGCAGGAAGTGTTGCCGAACGGTTTGCTGCGGGTGAGCGGCGAGAAGAGCCTGTACCTGAACCAGGGGGAAGAATTCATCCGGCTGCGCGGCTATGTGCGTGCCGCCGATATCGATACCGACAACCGGGTGTCGTCGCAGCGCATTGCCAATGCGCGCATCGCCTATTCCGGCCAGGGCGTGCTCGCCGATGCAAACGCCCCCGGCTGGCTGACGCGATTCTTCGCCAGCCCATGGATGCCTTTCTGA
- a CDS encoding flagellar basal body P-ring protein FlgI, producing MKILSIAFILISLMSGAVQPASAAQTLRNLVNVEGVRENPLIGYGLVVGLNGSGDSTQAKFSGQSVSNMLKQFGVKVPEGVDTKSKNVATVMVSAVFPPGYRKGQSVDVTVSSLGDAKNLRGGTLLLTQLRAADGEIYALAQGSLVVGGLNAQGKSGSSITVNTPTSGRIPNGAIIEREIETDFDTRPTVRLSLRRPHFQTATNIVDVINRRFGGDIASTRDATSVDVIAPANPTQRVAFVAKLEALSITVGTEVPKVIFNSRTGTVVIAEGVKVRPAAVSHGSLKVVISESSAVSQPAPFSQGGTTVTPQSSVAVDQGSGHMFKWPAGASLQAIIDVINSIGATPDDIMAILQALDQAGAIDGELVVI from the coding sequence ATGAAGATTCTTTCGATCGCCTTTATTCTGATTTCCCTGATGTCGGGCGCGGTGCAACCCGCGAGCGCCGCACAGACGCTGCGCAATCTGGTCAACGTGGAAGGCGTGCGGGAAAATCCCCTGATCGGTTACGGCCTGGTGGTCGGGCTCAACGGCAGCGGCGACAGCACGCAAGCCAAATTCTCCGGCCAGTCCGTGTCCAACATGCTCAAGCAGTTCGGCGTCAAGGTGCCCGAAGGCGTCGATACCAAGAGCAAGAATGTGGCGACAGTGATGGTGAGCGCCGTATTCCCGCCCGGCTACCGCAAGGGACAGAGCGTCGATGTCACGGTGTCGTCGCTCGGCGACGCCAAGAATCTGCGCGGCGGCACGCTGCTGCTGACGCAACTGCGCGCGGCCGACGGCGAAATTTATGCGCTGGCGCAGGGCAGTCTCGTGGTGGGCGGGTTGAACGCGCAGGGCAAGAGCGGGTCCAGCATCACCGTCAACACGCCGACCTCGGGCCGCATACCCAACGGCGCGATCATCGAGCGCGAAATCGAAACCGACTTCGACACCCGCCCGACGGTGCGCCTGAGCCTGCGGCGGCCGCACTTCCAGACAGCGACCAATATTGTCGATGTCATCAATCGCCGCTTCGGCGGCGATATCGCCAGCACGCGCGACGCCACCAGCGTCGACGTGATCGCGCCCGCCAATCCGACCCAACGCGTGGCCTTCGTCGCCAAGCTCGAAGCGCTGTCCATCACTGTCGGCACGGAGGTGCCGAAAGTGATCTTCAATTCGCGCACCGGCACCGTGGTGATCGCCGAGGGCGTGAAAGTGCGACCTGCGGCGGTGTCGCATGGCTCGCTCAAGGTCGTCATTTCCGAAAGTTCGGCGGTCAGCCAGCCTGCGCCTTTCAGCCAGGGAGGGACAACGGTGACGCCGCAATCCAGCGTGGCGGTGGATCAGGGCTCCGGCCACATGTTCAAGTGGCCTGCCGGCGCCAGCCTGCAAGCCATCATCGACGTCATCAACAGCATCGGCGCCACGCCCGACGACATCATGGCCATCCTGCAAGCGCTGGATCAGGCCGGTGCCATCGACGGCGAGCTGGTCGTTATCTGA